In a single window of the Debaryomyces hansenii CBS767 chromosome A complete sequence genome:
- a CDS encoding DEHA2A12848p (weakly similar to uniprot|Q750B6 Ashbya gossypii AGR041C): MYWLAKNSMNSIRSKQIAFGATAAAVVSTQFFFNWGINKTIYPPNNTTTDNRLFPTYVYDRNELHDVILFKEPLLLNFTYQGDKKCNKLTQSLFDILAYKENYPLDSKKNPVNLANISCDTPGARDMMLTYGINKVPSILCLHKQIPYDKYVPKDLEAGVNENELKDWIAYVAK; this comes from the coding sequence ATGTATTGGTTAGCTAAGAACtcgatgaattcaattcgCTCCAAACAAATTGCGTTTGGTgcaacagcagcagcagTTGTTTCGAcccaatttttttttaattggGGCATAAACAAGACAATCTATCCACCAAATAATACCACCACCGATAATAGATTGTTCCCCACGTATGTTTATGACCGTAATGAATTACACGATGTGATACTTTTTAAAGAGCCATTGTTGCTTAATTTCACCTATCAAGGGGACAAGAAGTGTAACAAGCTCACACAGTCGTTATTCGATATTTTAGCCTATAAGGAAAATTATCCTTTGGATAGTAAGAAAAATCCCGTAAATTTGGCAAATATATCGTGTGACACGCCTGGTGCTAGGGATATGATGCTTACATATGGAATCAACAAGGTGCCTTCGATTCTTTGTTTGCACAAGCAAATTCCATATGACAAATACGTTCCTAAGGATCTCGAAGCCGGAGTCAATGAGAATGAACTCAAAGATTGGATAGCATATGTTGCTAAATAA
- a CDS encoding DEHA2A12804p (similar to uniprot|P53144 Saccharomyces cerevisiae YGL101W) gives MTEEKLWMPEDAVPAGIKNLLIPDSPNKKINYILAFIQIVRLLKTQKRTGWVDHNIPNASVESISDHMYRMSIISMVIPNNEINIDKCVKIAVIHDIAEALVGDITPFDGVTKPEKHRREYESIKFLSSLIEPYNPKFSKDIVELWLDYEEIRCIEARYVKDVDKYEMIQQAWDYEQEFGFQYKLDQFYESRSAIKSKEIGELCDEVIRQRTVLQKSFNN, from the coding sequence ATGactgaagaaaaattatggaTGCCTGAGGATGCTGTTCCAGCCGGTATTAAAAACTTATTAATCCCTGATTCTccaaacaagaaaataaactACATTTTAGCATTCATTCAGATAGTTCGTTTATTAAAAACCCAAAAGAGAACAGGATGGGTTGACCATAATATACCAAACGCCAGCGTTGAAAGTATTAGTGACCACATGTACCGTATGTCGATTATTTCTATGGTCATTCCAAACAATGAGATCAACATCGATAAGTGTGTCAAAATAGCAGTGATACATGATATCGCAGAGGCATTGGTAGGTGATATTACACCATTTGACGGGGTAACCAAACCAGAAAAACACCGTCGAGAATACGAATCTATCAAGTTCTTATCATCTTTGATCGAGCCATACAACCCTAAGTTTTCTAAGGACATAGTTGAATTATGGCTCGACTACGAAGAAATCAGATGCATTGAGGCAAGATACGTGAAGGATGTTGACAAATATGAAATGATCCAACAAGCGTGGGATTACGAACAAGAATTTGGTTTTCAATACAAATTGGACCAATTTTATGAATCAAGGTCGGCCATCAAATCTAAGGAAATTGGTGAGTTGTGTGATGAAGTTATCAGACAAAGAACCGTCTTGCAGAAGTCATTCAATAACTAG
- a CDS encoding 60S ribosomal protein L28 (highly similar to uniprot|P02406 Saccharomyces cerevisiae YGL103W RPL28 Ribosomal protein L29 of the large (60S) ribosomal subunit) → MPTRLTKTRKHRGHVSAGKGRIGKHRKNPGGRGMAGGQHHHRTNLDKYHPGYFGKVGMRYFHKQRNHFWKPEINLDKLWTLVDEDKKDEYLKSSSASAAPVIDTLAHGYGKVLGKGRLPQVPVIVKARFVSELAEEKIRAVGGVVELVA, encoded by the exons ATGCCAACCAGATTAACCAAAACCAGAAAGCACAGAGGTCACGTTTCCG CCGGTAAGGGTAGAATTGGTAAGCACAGAAAGAATCCAGGTGGTCGTGGTATGGCTGGTGGTCAACATCACCACAGAACCAACTTAGATAAATACCATCCAGGTTACTTCGGTAAGGTTGGTATGAGATACTTCCACAAACAAAGAAACCACTTCTGGAAGCCAGAAATCAACTTAGACAAATTATGGACTTTAGTTGATGAAGACAAGAAGGACGAATACTTAAAGTCTTCCTCTGCTTCCGCTGCTCCAGTCATTGACACCTTAGCCCACGGTTACGGTAAGGTCTTAGGTAAGGGTAGATTACCACAAGTTCCAGTCATCGTCAAGGCCAGATTTGTTTCTGAATTAGCTGAAGAAAAAATCAGAGCTGTTGGTGGTGTTGTTGAATTAGTTGCTTAA
- a CDS encoding DEHA2A12826p (similar to uniprot|P27882 Saccharomyces cerevisiae YGR029W ERV1 Flavin-linked sulfhydryl oxidase localized to the mitochondrial intermembrane space) has translation MAEEDKESNQGNNAKPIFGATGRKIIYDKDGKPCRTCNSLLDFQMVTHGPTFKTKKPSKETSASATPKPCPPDVEEIGKSSWTLLHSIAATYPENPSNKEQSDLKQFMKLFGNFYPCWYCRDDFVEYSQKSEPKVETQDAFGRWLCDAHNEVNVKLGKEKFDCNLWKQRWKDGWKDGSCD, from the exons ATGGCCGAGGAAGATAAAGAGTCCAACCAAGGCAATAATGCTAAGCCAATTTTTGGTGCTACTGGCCGTAAAATCATTTATGATAAGGATGGTAAACC ATGTCGTACATGTAACTCACTTTTAGATTTTCAAATGGTAACCCATGGACCTACATTTAAAACGAAGAAACCTTCGAAGGAAACCTCTGCTTCTGCTACGCCAAAACCTTGCCCTCCAGacgttgaagaaattggtaAATCGTCATGGACATTACTTCATTCTATAGCAGCAACATATCCTGAAAACCCTTCCAACAAAGAGCAATctgatttgaaacaattcatGAAGTTATTTGGTAATTTCTATCCGTGTTGGTATTGCAGGGACGATTTTGTTGAGTATAGTCAAAAGTCTGAACCTAAGGTCGAGACCCAGGATGCCTTTGGCAGATGGTTATGTGATGCACACAACGAAGTTAACGTGAAGTTGGGCAAGGAGAAATTCGACTGCAATTTGTGGAAACAGAGATGGAAAGATGGATGGAAAGATGGAAGCTGTGATTAG
- a CDS encoding DEHA2A12760p (similar to uniprot|P38142 Saccharomyces cerevisiae YBR241C or uniprot|P53142 Saccharomyces cerevisiae YGL104C VPS73 protein involved in vacuolar protein sorting) produces MSSTVAQKPQLTGKLITTIAVICLGSLQFGYHMAELNSPESIISCQMSKPGKVPYEESLFGSHNFSKCIPLSPENVGLVTSIFSIGGLIGSFYIGSFADKLGRKKTSLIHCSIYFLGSMLNGLSNSYYMLLVGRFIAGLGAGAALVTTPIFINEIAPSDYRGFLGSMNQVSVNIGILFTQLLALVWCDDNNWRLLLIMGAVIALVNFLLIAVYVDESPMWLLNKGFSGRAATVLHKLRGGDYVQSRNEVHRWRNPGESSSVENDTLLDTSDSDINEETTPSRDSSVSLEAYMKSSEYRNSKIVATGILIFQQFCGINSIIFYGVSVLVAIFPKHAIFINCLISVVNVVVTFGAAPLTDKLGRKPLLLTSVSVMGLSTIIMGIGIISSSSIFSIVGTFSYITFFAVGLGPIPFLLVSEVTQPKAKASAQSWGTTMNWLATFIVGFLFPILKNSWIGGGVYFIFTLMCAVSFVFIKYWIPETKGANSYEEVWGLPIRTD; encoded by the coding sequence ATGTCATCTACTGTCGCCCAGAAACCTCAATTAACAGGTAAGTTGATAACAACTATCGCTGTAATATGTTTAGGTTCGCTTCAATTCGGTTATCATATGGCCGAATTGAATTCGCCAGAATCTATTATATCTTGTCAAATGTCCAAACCAGGTAAAGTTCCTTATGAAGAGTCATTGTTCGGTAGccataatttttctaagTGCATTCCATTGAGTCCAGAAAACGTAGGTCTAGTTACCTCAATATTCAGTATTGGTGGATTAATCGGTTCGTTTTACATTGGGTCCTTTGCCGATAAGCTTGGAAGAAAAAAGACGTCATTGATACACTGCAGTATCTATTTCTTGGGGTCTATGCTAAATGGATTAAGTAATAGCTATTACATGTTATTAGTGGGAAGATTTATAGCAGGATTGGGCGCTGGCGCCGCTCTAGTAACAACTCCCATTtttatcaatgaaataGCTCCTTCTGATTATAGAGGGTTCTTGGGATCAATGAACCAAGTATCTGTAAATATCGGAATATTATTCACCCAATTGTTGGCATTGGTTTGGTGTGACGATAATAACTGGagattattattgatcATGGGGGCTGTGATTGCTCTTGTTAACTTTCTACTTATCGCCGTCTACGTGGACGAATCTCCAATGTGGTTGTTGAATAAAGGGTTTAGTGGTAGAGCTGCAACTGTTTTACATAAATTAAGAGGTGGCGATTACGTCCAATCTAGAAATGAAGTCCATAGATGGAGAAATCCAGGTGAGAGCAGTTCTGTTGAAAATGACACACTCTTAGACACTTCCGATAGCGACATCAATGAGGAAACGACCCCTTCGAGAGATTCATCGGTTTCTCTTGAAGCTTACATGAAATCATCTGAATACCGTAATTCTAAGATAGTTGCGACAGGTATCTTGATTTTCCAACAATTCTGCGGTATAAACTCAATTATATTCTACGGAGTATCGGTGCTTGTTGCAATATTTCCCAAACATGCAATATTCATTAACTGTCTCATCTCGGTGGTTAACGTAGTTGTCACTTTTGGTGCTGCACCACTTACGGATAAATTGGGCCGTAAACCGCTTCTATTGACGTCTGTATCGGTTATGGGGCTCCTGACAATCATAATGGGTATAGGAATCATCTCCAGCAGCTCGATTTTCTCGATCGTAGGTACGTTTTCCTACATCACATTTTTCGCTGTTGGATTGGGACCAATCCCATTCCTTCTTGTAAGCGAAGTCACTCAACCAAAGGCCAAAGCCCTGGCCCAGAGTTGGGGTACCACTATGAACTGGCTTGCCACTTTCATTGTCGGTTTcttatttccaattttgaagaattcatgGATAGGTGGCGGCGTATACTTTATATTCACCCTTATGTGTGCTGTATCATTTGTCTTCATCAAGTACTGGATTCCAGAGACAAAAGGTGCAAATTCATACGAGGAGGTCTGGGGATTACCAATCAGAACAGATTAG